In Syntrophorhabdus sp., the sequence AAGATCGGGGAGCTGGGGTTCATAGGAGTCGGTTTCGCCGAGGATATCGGCGGTTCCGGGTACGGGGCGCTCGGCCACGTCATGGCCGTCAAGGAACTGTGCCGGTGCCTGCCGGGCATGGGGATGGCCTTGAGCCTCGGATACATCCCGGGATTCGTCGTCGACATTTACGGCAGCGACGAGCAGCGGGAGAAGTACGTGCGGCCCATGATAGAGGGGAAATACATCTCCGCCATAAGCGTCACCGAGCCTGACAGCGGAAGCGACCTCATGAGCCTCAAGACACGGATGGAGGACGGGGGAGACCGCTACGTGGTGAACGGCTCGAAGGTCTTCACGACGAACGCGGGGTACGCCGACTTTTACGCCCTCCTCGCGAAGGACGAGGACCGTCAGAGCATAATGATGATCGACAGGGATCTCATCGAGAAGAACGGCCCCGGTCGGTTCGAGATCAACGACCTCGGCAGGAAGATGGGCATCAACACCACCACGTCGGGGGAGCTCGTCTTCAGCGATTTCGAGATACCGAAGGAGAACGTCCTCGGCCAGCGCGGCAAGGGCTTGAGGATGGTCCTCGACGGGTTCGAGCTCGGCAGGATAGTGATAGCCGCCCAGGCCTTCGGCGCCATGCTCTACGGCTACGAGAAGACCGTCGGATACGCGAAGAAACGCCAGCAGTTCGGCCAGCCCATAATCCGTTTCCAATCCGTCGAGCACGACCTCGTGGACATGTACGTGGAGATCGAGAAGTGCCGCAATCTCCTGTACAAGGCAGCCTGGCTCTACGACAACAAGGACCCGGAATCGAAGAAGTACTCCTCCCTCGTGAAGCTCGCGATACCGGAATGCGCCATAAAGGTCCTCAACAGGACCATCGACATCCTGGGAGGCTACGGCTACATGCGCGACCAGGGACTCGAGGGAGCTCTGAGGGACATACGGATAACATCGATCTACGAAGGGACCAGCAACATTCAGAAGAACACGCTATCAAGAATGATCTTTTAGAAGACCGTCGCAGGTCGCAGGTCGCAGGTCGCAGGTCGCAGGTCGCAGGTCGCAGGTCGCAGGTCGCAGGTCGCAGGTCGCAGGTCGCCAAAAAGAGACCGCGAAGCGGGATGGGTTGTCAACACAATTGTTGACCCGGCAGTGATCCTTTTTTGGCTTTTAGACTTGAGACGTGAGACCTGCGACGTGCAACCGTTCTTTGGCCTGTGACTTGTGACGGTCTTTTCGCCAGAAAAGACCTTAGCCGTGACGGTTTTTACAGCTCGTTCAGCCGCTGTTCGAAGTCCCTCGCCAGGGCGTCGTGTTCGAGGGTGAGGACCTCGAGCTCGTCGAAAAGGCCGTCTATTCGCTGCCTCGCCTCGTGGATGGACATCGAGAGGGATATGATGGACTTGCCGTCCCCCTTCTGCGAGGCCGCGATGAGGGCCTCGTTGTCGCGGGCGAGCTGCCTCTCCGTTTCGGTGATGGCGGACTCGATATCGTTGATGCGCGTCTTCACGGGCGTCATGGCGCGGGAGCGTTCGTTGACGATGTCGGCCCTGAGCCTTTTCGATTCCTTCCTGAGACTGCCTTTCGCGGGGATAAGCGCGGCCTCGCTCTCTCCTGTCCTGTCCCCGGCCTCGTCCTCCCACCCGACACGGGAGAGGAAGTCCTCGTAGCTGCCGTCGAAAACTCCGACCCTGTTCCCGTCGAAAACGATGAGCCGCTCCGCGACGGCGTCGAGGATCATCTCGCTGTGGGTCACGATCATCACCGCGCCGTCGAATTCGTTGATAGCCTCGATGAGGGAGTCGATGGATTCCATGTCGAGGTGGTTCGTGGGCTCGTCGAGGAGCAGAAGGTTCGCCGGGGCCGCGAGGAGCTTGCCGAGGAGCACCCTGCTTCGCTCCCCGCCGGAGAGGACGCCTATCTTCTTGAGGGCCCTGTCGCCGTCAAAGAGCATGGCGCCACAGATGCCCCTGACGGATGTCTTTCCCCGGCCGGGCTCGACGCTCCATATCTCGTCCTCTATGGTCAGTTCCGGGTCGAGGCGGTCGATGTTCATCTGCCCGAAATAGCCGAGCTTCAGGTTCTGGCTGTACGTGATCGTGCCCGAGCGGGGTGTGAGCTCTCCGGCAAGTACATTGAGGAGTGTCGTCTTGCCCTTGCCGTTCTTCCCGATGATACCGATGCGGTCGCGCTTCCTGACGGCTATGGTGAGGTCCCTGATGAGTTCCGGCCCCGACGCGTCGTAGGAGAAGCCCACATTGTCCGCCTCGATAAGCCACCTGCCGGGGAACGGGGCGGCATTGAAAGAGAATTCGAGGCTCTCGAGAGTAGCGAGCTTCTCCATCCTCTCCTTTTTCTGGAGCTGCCGTATCCGCGATTGCACCGAGCGCGCGCGCGTCGCCTGGGCGCGGAAGCGGTTGATGAAGAGCTCTGTTTCCCTGCGCTTCTTCTCTTCGTTGACGCGGGTCTGTTCGTAGACCTCCTCTTCCTCGATGATCTGCTCGTAGAGCTTGTGGGTCGTGCCCGCGATCTTGCGCATCCTCATGCGGTGGATCGCCATGGTGTGGGTCGTCACTGAGTCCATGAAATCCCTGTCGTGGGTGATGAGGACCATCTCCCCCTTCCACCCTCTCAGGAACTGTGTGAGCCACCGTATGGAGACGATGTCGAGATAGTTCGTCGGCTCGTCGAGAAGGAGCATCATGGGACGGGCGATGAGGATCTTTGCCAGGTTAAGGCGCACCTGGAAACCGCCGCTCAGTTTCCCCGGGTCCGAAGAGAACTCGTCCTCGGTGAAGCCAAGCCCCGCGAGCACCGTCTTCGCCTTGTACGTCTCGTCTCGGCCGTCGTCGCTCACGGGAAGGTTGAGGCACGCCTCGGCGAGGACGGACCTCTCGCTGAAGGAGATGTGCTGGGAGAGATGGCGGATGGTGTAGCCCCGGGGGATATGGATCTCCCCCGAATCGGGCGTCTCTTCCCCGAGTATCATCCTGAAAAGCGTCGTCTTTCCCGTCCCGTTCCGCCCCACGAGTCCGAGGCGCTCCCCCGGCCCGACGGTAAAGCTCGCCCCATCAAAAAGTATCTGGGTCCCGTAGGCCTTGGAAAGGTTATTGACGATAAGCATGGCA encodes:
- a CDS encoding acyl-CoA dehydrogenase, whose protein sequence is MTDPYINNDLKDVESAVSEFCARELDQDHLHKLEDEHRYPRELYEKIGELGFIGVGFAEDIGGSGYGALGHVMAVKELCRCLPGMGMALSLGYIPGFVVDIYGSDEQREKYVRPMIEGKYISAISVTEPDSGSDLMSLKTRMEDGGDRYVVNGSKVFTTNAGYADFYALLAKDEDRQSIMMIDRDLIEKNGPGRFEINDLGRKMGINTTTSGELVFSDFEIPKENVLGQRGKGLRMVLDGFELGRIVIAAQAFGAMLYGYEKTVGYAKKRQQFGQPIIRFQSVEHDLVDMYVEIEKCRNLLYKAAWLYDNKDPESKKYSSLVKLAIPECAIKVLNRTIDILGGYGYMRDQGLEGALRDIRITSIYEGTSNIQKNTLSRMIF
- a CDS encoding ABC-F family ATP-binding cassette domain-containing protein, which codes for MLIVNNLSKAYGTQILFDGASFTVGPGERLGLVGRNGTGKTTLFRMILGEETPDSGEIHIPRGYTIRHLSQHISFSERSVLAEACLNLPVSDDGRDETYKAKTVLAGLGFTEDEFSSDPGKLSGGFQVRLNLAKILIARPMMLLLDEPTNYLDIVSIRWLTQFLRGWKGEMVLITHDRDFMDSVTTHTMAIHRMRMRKIAGTTHKLYEQIIEEEEVYEQTRVNEEKKRRETELFINRFRAQATRARSVQSRIRQLQKKERMEKLATLESLEFSFNAAPFPGRWLIEADNVGFSYDASGPELIRDLTIAVRKRDRIGIIGKNGKGKTTLLNVLAGELTPRSGTITYSQNLKLGYFGQMNIDRLDPELTIEDEIWSVEPGRGKTSVRGICGAMLFDGDRALKKIGVLSGGERSRVLLGKLLAAPANLLLLDEPTNHLDMESIDSLIEAINEFDGAVMIVTHSEMILDAVAERLIVFDGNRVGVFDGSYEDFLSRVGWEDEAGDRTGESEAALIPAKGSLRKESKRLRADIVNERSRAMTPVKTRINDIESAITETERQLARDNEALIAASQKGDGKSIISLSMSIHEARQRIDGLFDELEVLTLEHDALARDFEQRLNEL